In Alosa sapidissima isolate fAloSap1 chromosome 11, fAloSap1.pri, whole genome shotgun sequence, a single window of DNA contains:
- the LOC121723730 gene encoding uncharacterized protein LOC121723730 isoform X27, with protein sequence MACHVTGRSAYPDNWRSVVGQRSPGQWHQGDCGSPQYYKVDPKDCRGFLGVQDNNDPPKSEVMAFLKGKALECLRDLSVEDRCSAYLCWQLTALLCQMNGNVTGNDIAELLLCKETAKLRQEEESTVYDLVDIDGKAKRRAKGTLSVKAVDVSKPGDWSAASQRFRQLLCAGRAKEALEYAVQKALWGHAFRLASRMGTTELQRVVARFADSMEEGDPLRTLYQIESGRIPDVATRCGENWYTHLASVLTAVCPKDLRITTAKMMGESLRSKGMMEASHFCFVAAQIQVGTLYKVPLKVEIDPDQRTPLVLEATKVPLAFKKEVTAAKAEDPTLADMEASVPISAGPAQVPIPAPMTITVPLGKVKQSYADHYHLNNETGQCIKTTLSAQEVKAVSPAPDVEAAQSQSLIEQKLLKPAADSVTGTPSLRGVNTVDPGKMEAVSPPVTAAFTKDDAPSFKQEETAATAEVPPLADMEASVPISAGPAQVPIPAPMTITVPLGKVKQSYADHYHLNRPRRRYVDVFATSELTVQVAPPNMLDLMAPMAIPDLIEHQDETGQCIKKTLSAQEVKAVSPAPDVEAAQSQPLIEQKLLEPAADSVTGTPSLRGVNTVDPGKMEAVSPPVTAASTKDDAPSFKERAATAEDPPLADMEASMPASAGPAQVPIPAPMTITVPLGKVKQSYADHDHLNRPRGRYVDVFATSELTVQVAPPNMLDLMAPMAIPDLIEHQDETGQCIKTTLSAQEVMAVSPAPDVEAAQSQPLIEQKLLEPAADSVTGTPSLRGVNTVDPGKMEAVSPPVTAASTKDDAPSFKQEVMVATAEVPPLAYMEASVPISAGPAQVPIPAPMTITITLGKVKQSYADHYHLNNETGQCIKTTLPSQEVKAVSPALDVEAAQSQPLIEQKLLEPAADSVTGTPSLRGVNTVDPGKMEAVSPPVTAASTKDDAPSFKQEVMVATAEVPPLAYMEASVPISAGPAQVPIPAPMTITITLGKVKQSYADHYHLNNETGQCIKMTLPSQEVKAVSPAPDVEAAQSQPLIEQKLLEPAADSVTGTPSLRGVNTVDPGKMEAVSPPVTAASTKDDAPSFKQEVMVATAEVPPLAYMEASVPISAGPAQVPIPAPMTITITLGKVKQSYADHYHLNNETGQCIKTTLPAQEVKAVSPAPDVEAAQSQPLIEQKLLEPAADSVTGTPSLRGVNTVDPGKMEAVSPPVTAASTKDDAPSFKQERAATAEDPPLADMEASMPASAGPAQVPIPAPMTITVPLGKVKQSYADHDHLNRPRGRYVDVFATSELTVQVAPPNMLDVMAPMAIPDLIEHQDETGQCIKTTLSAQEVKAVSPAPDVEAAQSQPLIEQKLLEPAADSVTGTPSLRGVNTVDPGKMEAVSPPVTAASTKDDAPSFKQEVMVATAEVPPLAYMEASVPISAGPAQVPIPAPMTITITLGKVKQSYADHYHLNNETGQCIKTTLPSQEVKAVSPAPDVEAAQSQPLIEQKLLEPAADSVTGTPSLRGVNTVDPGKMEAVSPPVTAASTKDDAPSFKQEVMVATAEVPPLADMEASVPISAGPAQVPIPAPMTITVPLGKVKQSYADHYHLNNETGQCIKTTLPAQEVKAVSPAPDVEAAQSQPLIEQKLLEPAADSVTGTPSLRGVNTVDPGKMEAVSPPVTAASTKDDAPSFKQERAATAEDPPLADMEASMPASAGPAQVPIPAPMTITVPLGKVKQSYADHDHLNRPRGRYVDVFATSELTVQVAPPNMLDVMAPMAIPDLIEHQDETGQCIKTTLSAQEVMAVSPAPDVEAAQSQPLIEQKLLEPAADSVTGTPSLRGVNTVDPGKMEAVSPPVTAASTKDDAPSFKQEVMVATAEVPPLADMEASVPISAGPAQVPIPAPMTITVTLGKVKQSYADHYHLNNETGQCIKTTLPAQEVKAVSPAPDVEAAQSQPLIEQKLLEPAADSVTGTPSLRGVNTVDPGKMEPVSPPVTAASTKDDAPSFKQEETAATAEDPPLADMEAPQLQTLIDPLPVNTPKQPHVAPGSMKAVSLQVKTACTKNDELSFKRYCRGWLSWIIPRKKEAHLPDDKNKSIFWDESKQKWVDRNEPEEKTKAVPPPPMGPPLMPPRNTGSPTGSGGPSTALSTNGPPVNMFRRIGNKNRYVDIMKPSGDNTKPLESFVSPSMLTLWTPVVKTNIFNPAQVSAGDMVESVTQPCPPLAELSRPPTETETVHDPA encoded by the exons GTCTACGATTTGGTAGATATAGATGGCAAGGCAAAGCGTAGGGCTAAGGGGACCCTTAGTGTAAAGGCTGTAGATGTCAGCAAACCTGGCGACTGGAGCGCCGCATCACAGCGCTTCAGGCAGTTGCTCTGTGCTGGCAGGGCAAAG GAGGCACTGGAATACGCTGTCCAGAAGGCGTTGTGGGGCCATGCCTTTCGACTGGCAAGCAGGATGGGCACCACAGAACTGCAAAGAGTTGTGGCAAG ATTTGCTGATTCTATGGAGGAGGGTGATCCCCTGAGGACTCTATATCAGATAGAGTCTGGAAGAATACCAGACGTTGCCACG CGTTGTGGTGAAAACTGGTACACTCATCTGGCCTCTGTTTTGACTGCGGTGTGTCCGAAAGATCTACGGATCACAACAGCAAAAATGATGGGAGAAAGCTTGA GATCGAAGGGCATGATGGAAGCATcccatttttgttttgtggcTGCTCAGATCCAGGTGGGCACACTATATAAAGTGCCATTAAAAGTTGAAATTGACCCTGACCAAAG AACTCCTCTTGTTCTAGAAGCAACGAAGGTTCCACTAGCTTTCAAG AAGGAGGTGACGGCGGCAAAAGCCGAAGATCCTACTCTCGCTGACATGGAGGCTTCAGTGCCTATCTCTGCAGGGCCAGCACAAGTGCCCATCCCAGCACCAATGACCATTACCGTCCCATTGGGAAAAGTGAAGCAGTCATATGCTGACCACTATCATCTGaata ATGAGACTGGACAGTGCATAAAAACGACTCTGTCTGCTCAG GAGGTGAAGGCTGTCTCTCCTGCTCCTGATGTGGAGGCTGCTCAATCACAGTCTCTGATAGAGCAGAAGCTTCTGAAACCAGCTGCTGATAGTGTCACTGGCACTCCATCACTCAGAGGAGTGAACACTGTGGATCCTGGCAAGATGGAGGCAGTGAGTCCTCCAGTAACAGCTGCCTTCACTAAGGATGACGCACCATCCTTTAAG CAGGAGGAgacagcagcaacagctgaagTTCCTCCTCTCGCTGACATGGAGGCTTCAGTGCCCATCTCTGCAGGGCCAGCACAAGTGCCCATCCCAGCACCAATGACCATTACCGTCCCATTGGGAAAAGTGAAGCAGTCATATGCTGACCACTATCATCTGaata GGCCCAGGCGGAGGTATGTGGATGTATTTGCAACATCAGAGCTGACAGTGCAAGTCGCCCCACCCAACATGCTGGACCTCATGGCACCAATGGCCATTCCTGACCTCATAGAACATCAAG ATGAGACTGGACAGTGCATAAAAAAGACTCTGTCTGCTCAG GAGGTGAAGGCTGTCTCTCCTGCTCCTGATGTGGAGGCTGCCCAGTCACAGCCTCTGATTGAGCAGAAGCTTCTGGAACCAGCTGCTGATAGTGTCACTGGCACTCCATCACTCAGAGGAGTGAACACTGTGGATCCTGGCAAGATGGAGGCAGTGAGTCCTCCAGTAACAGCTGCCTCCACTAAGGATGATGCACCATCCTTTAAG gagagagcagcAACAGCCGAAGATCCTCCTCTCGCTGACATGGAGGCTTCAATGCCCGCCTCTGCAGGGCCAGCACAAGTGCCCATCCCAGCACCAATGACCATTACCGTCCCATTGGGAAAAGTGAAGCAGTCATATGCTGACCACGATCATCTGaata GGCCCAGGGGGAGGTATGTGGATGTATTTGCAACATCAGAGCTGACAGTGCAAGTCGCTCCACCCAACATGCTGGACCTCATGGCACCAATGGCCATTCCTGACCTCATAGAACATCAAG ATGAGACTGGACAGTGCATAAAAACGACTCTGTCTGCTCAG GAGGTGATGGCTGTCTCTCCTGCTCCTGATGTGGAGGCTGCTCAATCACAGCCTCTGATAGAGCAGAAGCTTCTGGAACCAGCTGCTGATAGTGTCACTGGCACTCCATCACTCAGAGGAGTGAACACTGTGGATCCTGGCAAGATGGAGGCAGTGAGTCCTCCAGTAACAGCTGCCTCCACTAAGGATGATGCACCATCCTTTAAG CAGGAGGTGATGGTGGCAACTGCTGAAGTTCCTCCTCTCGCTTACATGGAGGCTTCAGTGCCCATCTCTGCAGGGCCAGCACAAGTGCCCATCCCAGCACCAATGACCATTACCATCACATTGGGAAAAGTGAAGCAGTCATATGCTGACCACTATCATCTGaata ATGAGACTGGACAGTGCATAAAAACGACTCTGCCTTCTCAG GAGGTGAAGGCTGTCTCTCCTGCTCTTGATGTGGAGGCTGCCCAGTCACAGCCTCTGATAGAGCAGAAGCTTCTGGAACCAGCTGCTGATAGTGTCACTGGCACTCCATCACTCAGAGGAGTGAACACTGTGGATCCTGGCAAGATGGAGGCAGTGAGTCCTCCAGTAACAGCTGCCTCCACTAAGGATGATGCACCATCCTTTAAG CAGGAGGTGATGGTGGCAACTGCTGAAGTTCCTCCTCTCGCTTACATGGAGGCTTCAGTGCCCATCTCTGCAGGGCCAGCACAAGTGCCCATCCCAGCACCAATGACCATTACCATCACATTGGGAAAAGTGAAGCAGTCATATGCTGACCACTATCATCTGaata ATGAGACTGGACAGTGCATAAAAATGACTCTGCCTTCTCAG GAGGTGAAGGCTGTCTCTCCTGCTCCTGATGTGGAGGCTGCCCAGTCACAGCCTCTGATAGAGCAGAAGCTTCTGGAACCAGCTGCTGATAGTGTCACTGGCACTCCATCACTCAGAGGAGTGAACACTGTGGATCCTGGCAAGATGGAGGCAGTGAGTCCTCCAGTAACAGCTGCCTCCACTAAGGATGATGCACCATCCTTTAAG CAGGAGGTGATGGTGGCAACTGCTGAAGTTCCTCCTCTCGCTTACATGGAGGCTTCAGTGCCCATCTCTGCAGGGCCAGCACAAGTGCCCATCCCAGCACCAATGACCATTACCATCACATTGGGAAAAGTGAAGCAGTCATATGCTGACCACTATCATCTGaata ATGAGACTGGACAGTGCATAAAAACGACTCTGCCTGCTCAG GAGGTGAAGGCTGTCTCTCCTGCTCCTGATGTGGAAGCTGCCCAGTCACAGCCTCTGATAGAGCAGAAGCTTCTGGAACCAGCTGCTGATAGTGTCACTGGCACTCCATCACTCAGAGGAGTGAACACTGTGGATCCTGGCAAGATGGAGGCAGTGAGTCCTCCAGTAACAGCTGCTTCCACCAAGGATGACGCACCATCCTTTAAG caggagagagcagcAACAGCCGAAGATCCTCCTCTCGCTGACATGGAGGCTTCAATGCCCGCCTCTGCAGGGCCAGCACAAGTGCCCATCCCAGCACCAATGACCATTACCGTCCCATTGGGAAAAGTGAAGCAGTCATATGCTGACCACGATCATCTGaata GGCCCAGGGGGAGGTATGTGGATGTATTTGCAACATCAGAGCTGACAGTGCAAGTCGCCCCACCCAACATGCTGGACGTCATGGCACCAATGGCCATTCCTGACCTCATAGAACATCAAG ATGAGACTGGACAGTGCATAAAAACGACTCTGTCTGCTCAG GAGGTGAAGGCTGTCTCTCCTGCTCCTGATGTGGAGGCTGCTCAATCACAGCCTCTGATAGAGCAGAAGCTTCTGGAACCAGCTGCTGATAGTGTCACTGGCACTCCATCACTCAGAGGAGTGAACACTGTGGATCCTGGCAAGATGGAGGCAGTGAGTCCTCCAGTAACAGCTGCCTCCACTAAGGATGATGCACCATCCTTTAAG CAGGAGGTGATGGTGGCAACTGCTGAAGTTCCTCCTCTCGCTTACATGGAGGCTTCAGTGCCCATCTCTGCAGGGCCAGCACAAGTGCCCATCCCAGCACCAATGACCATTACCATCACATTGGGAAAAGTGAAGCAGTCATATGCTGACCACTATCATCTGaata ATGAGACTGGACAGTGCATAAAAACGACTCTGCCTTCTCAG GAGGTGAAGGCTGTCTCTCCTGCTCCTGATGTGGAGGCTGCCCAGTCACAGCCTCTGATAGAGCAGAAGCTTCTGGAACCAGCTGCTGATAGTGTCACTGGCACTCCATCACTCAGAGGAGTGAACACTGTGGATCCTGGCAAGATGGAGGCAGTGAGTCCTCCAGTAACAGCTGCCTCCACTAAGGATGATGCACCATCCTTTAAG CAGGAGGTGATGGTGGCAACTGCTGAAGTTCCTCCTCTCGCTGACATGGAGGCTTCAGTGCCCATCTCTGCAGGGCCAGCACAAGTGCCCATCCCAGCACCAATGACCATTACCGTCCCATTGGGAAAAGTGAAGCAGTCATATGCTGACCACTATCATCTGaata ATGAGACTGGACAGTGCATAAAAACGACTCTGCCTGCTCAG GAGGTGAAGGCTGTCTCTCCTGCTCCTGATGTGGAAGCTGCCCAGTCACAGCCTCTGATAGAGCAGAAGCTTCTGGAACCAGCTGCTGATAGTGTCACTGGCACTCCATCACTCAGAGGAGTGAACACTGTGGATCCTGGCAAGATGGAGGCAGTGAGTCCTCCAGTAACAGCTGCTTCCACCAAGGATGACGCACCATCCTTTAAG caggagagagcagcAACAGCCGAAGATCCTCCTCTCGCTGACATGGAGGCTTCAATGCCCGCCTCTGCAGGGCCAGCACAAGTGCCCATCCCAGCACCAATGACCATTACCGTCCCATTGGGAAAAGTGAAGCAGTCATATGCTGACCACGATCATCTGaata GGCCCAGGGGGAGGTATGTGGATGTATTTGCAACATCAGAGCTGACAGTGCAAGTCGCCCCACCCAACATGCTGGACGTCATGGCACCAATGGCCATTCCTGACCTCATAGAACATCAAG ATGAGACTGGACAGTGCATAAAAACGACTCTGTCTGCTCAG GAGGTGATGGCTGTCTCTCCTGCTCCTGATGTGGAGGCTGCTCAATCACAGCCTCTGATAGAGCAGAAGCTTCTGGAACCAGCTGCTGATAGTGTCACTGGCACTCCATCACTCAGAGGAGTGAACACTGTGGATCCTGGCAAGATGGAGGCAGTGAGTCCTCCAGTAACAGCTGCCTCCACTAAGGATGATGCACCATCCTTTAAG CAGGAGGTGATGGTGGCAACTGCTGAAGTTCCTCCTCTCGCTGACATGGAGGCTTCAGTGCCCATCTCTGCAGGGCCAGCACAAGTGCCCATCCCAGCACCAATGACCATTACCGTCACATTGGGAAAAGTGAAGCAGTCATATGCTGACCACTATCATCTGaata ATGAGACTGGACAGTGCATAAAAACGACTCTGCCTGCTCAG GAGGTGAAGGCTGTCTCTCCTGCTCCTGATGTGGAGGCTGCCCAGTCACAGCCTCTGATAGAGCAGAAGCTTCTGGAACCAGCTGCTGATAGTGTCACTGGCACTCCATCACTCAGAGGAGTGAACACTGTGGATCCTGGCAAGATGGAGCCAGTGAGTCCTCCAGTAACAGCTGCTTCCACCAAGGATGACGCACCATCCTTTAAG CAGGAGGAGACAGCAGCAACTGCCGAAGATCCTCCTCTCGCTGACATGGAGGCTCCACAGTTACAGACTCTCATTGATCCGTTGCCGGTGAATACTCCGAAGCAGCCTCATGTTGCTCCTGGCAGCATGAAGGCAGTGAGTCTTCAAGTGAAGACTGCTTGCACCAAGAATGACGAACTATCCTTTAAG AGATATTGTAGGGGTTGGCTCTCGTGGATAATTCCTCGAAAGAAAGAAGCTCATCTCCCTGATGACAAAAACAAATCT ATTTTTTGGGATGAGTCTAAACAAAAATGGGTGGATCGGAATGAACCAGAGGAAAAG ACCAAAGCcgtcccaccaccacccatgggCCCTCCACTGATGCCCCCCAGGAACACAGGCAGTCCAACAGGAAGTGGTGGTCCATCTACTGCACTCTCCACCAATGGACCACCAGTCAACATGTTCCGAAGAATTG GAAATAAGAACCGATATGTTGACATCATGAAACCAAGTGGAGACAACACTAAGCCTTTGGAGTCTTTCGTTTCACCAAGCATGCTGACCCTGTGGACTCCTGTGGTCAAGACAAATATATTCAACCCAGCTCAAG TGAGTGCAGGGGATATGGTTGAAAGCGTTACACAGCCTTGTCCACCTTTGGCTGAGCTCTCAAGACCCCCTACTGAGACTGAG ACTGTGCATGACCCTGCTTAG